One window from the genome of Deinococcus arcticus encodes:
- the trpA gene encoding tryptophan synthase subunit alpha, which yields MTTLAHTRGAARLHAAFEQARTEGRAAFIPYMTAGYPTAAGFPALAQTLLAHADILEVGIPYSDPLGDGPTIQRASEQALAGGTSTRHSLALVAGLRAQTDKPIVVMTYVNPIYAVGPREFMRLAQRAGVDGLILPDLPPDQDLEIAELAAEHGLAVTFLIAPTSTPARVALVARACTGFLYAVSVTGVTGAREGAALGEVPAMLALAREHARAPIAVGFGVKDAATARQVAGVADGVVVGSAFITAAANGQDVDALAASIRAGCVR from the coding sequence ATGACCACCCTGGCCCACACCCGCGGCGCCGCGCGCCTGCACGCCGCCTTTGAGCAGGCCCGCACAGAGGGCCGCGCCGCCTTCATTCCCTACATGACGGCCGGCTATCCCACCGCCGCCGGCTTTCCAGCCCTGGCGCAGACGCTGCTGGCCCACGCCGACATTCTGGAAGTGGGCATTCCCTACAGCGATCCCCTGGGCGACGGCCCCACCATTCAGCGCGCCAGCGAGCAGGCCCTGGCGGGCGGCACCAGCACCCGGCACTCGCTGGCGCTGGTGGCCGGGCTGCGCGCCCAGACCGACAAGCCCATCGTGGTGATGACCTACGTGAATCCCATCTACGCGGTGGGCCCGCGCGAGTTCATGCGGCTGGCCCAGCGTGCAGGGGTCGACGGCCTGATTCTGCCGGACCTGCCCCCCGATCAGGACCTGGAAATCGCGGAGCTGGCCGCTGAACATGGTCTGGCGGTCACGTTCCTGATTGCCCCCACCAGCACCCCGGCGCGCGTGGCTTTGGTGGCGCGGGCCTGCACCGGCTTTCTGTACGCCGTCAGCGTGACCGGCGTGACTGGCGCCCGGGAAGGCGCGGCCCTGGGCGAGGTGCCCGCCATGCTGGCTCTGGCGCGCGAACACGCCCGCGCGCCCATCGCCGTGGGCTTTGGAGTGAAAGACGCCGCCACTGCCCGGCAGGTGGCCGGGGTGGCCGACGGCGTGGTGGTGGGCAGCGCCTTTATCACCGCCGCTGCGAATGGCCAGGATGTGGACGCCCTGGCCGCCAGTATCCGCGCAGGCTGCGTGCGGTAA
- a CDS encoding class I SAM-dependent methyltransferase encodes MPDPAALLTRRAHLSAQGSALYRAAHTTETHGVYALDLAGRAGVLNLYAPLTATQETALAAQWGEVAGVQAVYLKRRPVEARHAANVARDQLSPPEPVWGEPLPELVATEAGVPFLIRPGADLSTGLFTDARPARAWVRAHSAGRRVLNTFAYTCGFGLSAALGGAAAVKNVDLSRKVLAWGQANYALSGLSAPEQDFLYGDVFEWLTRLERRGDHFDLVVLDPPSFARGKSGVWRAERDYARLAGLAARVTAPGGRVLTLLNHAGVSGPQLGRMVQSGLREQGRQAALQESFGAGEDYPEAEHLKVQVWALD; translated from the coding sequence CTGCCCGACCCCGCCGCCCTGCTGACGCGCCGCGCCCACCTGAGCGCGCAGGGCAGCGCGCTGTACCGCGCCGCCCACACCACGGAAACCCACGGCGTCTATGCCCTCGATCTGGCCGGCCGCGCGGGCGTTCTGAATCTCTATGCCCCGCTGACAGCCACCCAGGAAACCGCACTGGCCGCCCAGTGGGGCGAGGTGGCTGGGGTGCAGGCCGTGTACCTCAAGCGCCGCCCGGTGGAAGCCCGGCACGCGGCGAACGTGGCCCGCGACCAGCTCTCGCCGCCGGAGCCGGTCTGGGGCGAGCCTTTACCGGAACTGGTGGCGACCGAGGCGGGCGTGCCCTTCCTGATTCGCCCGGGCGCCGACCTGAGTACCGGCCTGTTTACCGACGCCCGGCCGGCGCGCGCCTGGGTGCGGGCCCACAGCGCGGGGCGGCGGGTGCTGAACACCTTTGCCTACACCTGCGGCTTTGGGCTCAGCGCCGCACTGGGCGGCGCGGCGGCTGTGAAGAACGTGGACCTGTCGCGCAAGGTGCTGGCCTGGGGGCAGGCCAACTACGCCCTGAGCGGCCTGAGTGCGCCGGAGCAGGATTTCCTGTACGGCGACGTGTTCGAGTGGCTGACCCGGCTGGAGCGCCGGGGTGACCACTTTGACCTGGTGGTGCTGGACCCCCCCAGCTTTGCGCGGGGCAAGAGCGGCGTGTGGCGGGCCGAACGCGATTACGCGCGGCTGGCAGGGCTGGCGGCCCGGGTGACCGCACCGGGGGGACGGGTGCTGACGCTGCTGAATCACGCGGGGGTCTCCGGGCCTCAACTGGGGCGCATGGTGCAGTCGGGCCTGCGCGAACAGGGGCGGCAGGCGGCGCTGCAGGAGAGCTTCGGGGCCGGCGAGGATTATCCGGAGGCCGAACACCTGAAAGTGCAGGTCTGGGCGCTGGACTGA
- a CDS encoding PIG-L deacetylase family protein, which produces MTTPTLLAVFAHPDDEAFSVGGTLTHYARQGVRVVLACATRGEAGKITVPGMTVDDLGAQREQELRRACEALEIEAPIFLDYHDSGRHERTRHNDPRALMNVDPLQVETRLRELIAEVQPQVMITFDPHGGYGHIDHLQIHRAASAAFFSTGHLPGGGPQRLYYTALTVQAAQQLARMGEGLDPQVYGVSEGTVAAQIDVAAYAENKRAALKAHGTQTGEQSVMGKMSAEERQAMEAMLLGHERFSLGGTRTAIPQFPLRGLFEGVAGGEGLV; this is translated from the coding sequence ATGACGACCCCCACCCTGCTGGCCGTATTTGCCCACCCCGACGACGAAGCCTTCAGCGTGGGCGGCACGCTGACCCACTACGCGCGCCAGGGGGTGCGGGTGGTGCTGGCCTGCGCTACCCGGGGCGAGGCAGGCAAGATCACCGTGCCCGGCATGACGGTGGACGATCTGGGCGCCCAGCGCGAACAGGAACTGCGCCGGGCCTGCGAGGCGCTGGAAATTGAGGCGCCCATCTTTCTGGATTACCACGATTCCGGCCGCCACGAGCGCACCCGCCACAACGACCCCAGGGCCCTGATGAACGTGGACCCCCTGCAGGTGGAGACCCGGCTGCGCGAGCTGATTGCCGAGGTGCAGCCCCAGGTGATGATCACCTTCGACCCGCACGGGGGCTACGGGCACATTGACCACCTGCAGATTCACCGGGCCGCCAGCGCCGCATTTTTCAGCACTGGCCACCTGCCGGGCGGCGGACCGCAGCGGCTGTACTACACCGCGCTGACTGTGCAGGCGGCGCAGCAGCTCGCGCGCATGGGTGAGGGCCTGGACCCGCAGGTGTACGGCGTCTCTGAAGGCACGGTGGCGGCGCAGATTGACGTGGCGGCCTACGCCGAGAACAAACGCGCCGCCCTGAAGGCCCACGGCACCCAGACCGGCGAACAGAGCGTGATGGGCAAGATGAGCGCCGAGGAGCGGCAGGCCATGGAAGCGATGCTGCTGGGCCACGAACGCTTCAGCCTGGGCGGCACCCGCACAGCGATTCCCCAGTTTCCCCTGCGCGGGCTGTTTGAAGGCGTGGCAGGGGGTGAAGGGCTGGTGTGA
- a CDS encoding DJ-1/PfpI family protein: MSSLTPDPDAQTGPVVALPVYHGVSELELGVMVTVLRLCGGDRVAVTVNRSRISVITAGGLVTTPHVLYAALPEPGALLLPGGPGAARAARDPLLRAFLAAHPGLPTGASGSGLLLLGEAGTLDGRVVGGPADLADTLWGFTPADVRPGEVVTDGPLCSAPAGLGALHAALHVAGTLWGQEAAQEAAQRIGAGAMLALQAT, from the coding sequence ATGAGCAGCCTCACCCCGGACCCCGACGCCCAGACTGGCCCGGTGGTGGCGCTGCCGGTGTACCACGGTGTCAGCGAGCTGGAACTGGGGGTAATGGTTACGGTGCTGCGGTTGTGCGGCGGCGACCGGGTGGCCGTGACGGTCAACCGCTCGCGCATCAGTGTGATTACGGCGGGCGGACTGGTGACCACCCCGCACGTGCTGTACGCCGCGCTGCCCGAGCCCGGAGCGCTGCTACTGCCCGGCGGCCCCGGCGCGGCCAGGGCGGCCCGTGACCCCCTGCTGCGCGCTTTTCTGGCGGCTCATCCGGGGCTGCCCACCGGCGCCAGCGGCAGCGGCCTGCTGCTGCTGGGCGAGGCCGGCACCCTGGACGGCCGCGTGGTGGGCGGCCCCGCCGATCTGGCCGATACCCTCTGGGGCTTTACCCCTGCCGACGTGCGCCCCGGTGAGGTTGTAACCGACGGCCCCCTGTGTTCGGCCCCTGCTGGCCTGGGCGCTCTGCACGCGGCGCTGCATGTGGCCGGAACGCTGTGGGGCCAGGAAGCTGCCCAGGAGGCCGCGCAGCGCATCGGGGCCGGGGCGATGCTGGCCCTTCAGGCCACCTGA
- a CDS encoding Crp/Fnr family transcriptional regulator: MARLDDLKASFLFHNVPAEALQEALQVITERQYRPGQIILEQDAQGEALHILTRGVVRVSRISLGSRERVMGDVYAPGVIGETAVLGGGERSATVVAQTDVTTLMLYRTHFRQILRRHPDVLWNLSVMLVRRVTHLNDELIAFGLNTEAALSHVFTNLYRQRVQAGAAQPQVLPMSTQDIMSRISSSRETVSRVMRKLEQQGLLKSTGQSVTLLDPEGLENVTLEEADSLD; encoded by the coding sequence ATGGCGCGCCTGGACGATCTGAAGGCATCTTTTCTCTTCCACAACGTGCCGGCCGAGGCGCTGCAGGAGGCGCTGCAGGTCATCACCGAGCGGCAGTACCGCCCCGGGCAGATCATTCTGGAGCAGGACGCCCAGGGCGAGGCCCTGCACATCCTGACGCGCGGGGTGGTGCGGGTCAGCCGCATCAGCCTGGGCAGCCGTGAGCGCGTCATGGGCGACGTGTACGCCCCTGGCGTGATTGGTGAAACGGCTGTGCTGGGCGGCGGCGAGCGCAGCGCCACCGTGGTGGCCCAGACCGACGTGACCACCCTGATGCTCTACCGCACCCATTTCCGCCAGATTCTGCGCCGCCACCCGGACGTGCTGTGGAACCTCAGCGTGATGCTGGTGCGCCGCGTGACCCACCTGAATGACGAACTGATTGCCTTTGGCCTGAACACCGAAGCGGCCCTGAGCCACGTGTTTACCAACCTCTACCGCCAGCGCGTGCAGGCGGGCGCGGCGCAGCCGCAGGTGCTGCCCATGTCTACCCAGGACATCATGAGCCGCATTTCCAGTTCCCGCGAAACCGTGTCGCGTGTCATGCGCAAGCTGGAGCAGCAGGGCCTGCTGAAAAGCACCGGCCAGAGCGTCACCCTGCTGGACCCCGAGGGCCTGGAAAACGTCACCCTGGAAGAAGCCGACAGCCTGGACTGA
- a CDS encoding fumarylacetoacetate hydrolase family protein has translation MQLIRMTWQGQPCWGELDGGRVHLRAGMLGERSGQTVPYDPAALLAPAEPTKIVCVGRNYLDHIRELGNDRGGLPTEPGIFLKGPNALAEPGGAVRRPDWTQSFHFEGELAAVIGVRASGLSEASALAVVAGYTCALDLTARDLQKADLQWFRAKAADRFCPLGPHLVTGLDPADLRVQTRVNGEVRQDSRTRHMIFGLPQILAYVTRYVTLEPGDVVLTGTPEGVGPLHSGDVVEVEVEGVGVLRTPIV, from the coding sequence ATGCAACTGATCCGCATGACGTGGCAGGGCCAGCCCTGCTGGGGCGAACTGGACGGCGGGCGCGTGCACCTGCGCGCCGGCATGCTGGGCGAGCGCAGCGGCCAGACGGTGCCCTATGACCCGGCTGCGCTGCTGGCCCCCGCCGAACCCACCAAGATCGTGTGTGTGGGCCGCAACTACCTGGACCATATCCGTGAACTGGGCAACGACAGGGGCGGGCTGCCCACCGAGCCCGGCATTTTTCTGAAGGGCCCAAACGCCCTGGCTGAACCCGGCGGCGCCGTGCGCAGGCCGGACTGGACGCAGAGTTTTCACTTTGAGGGCGAACTGGCGGCGGTGATCGGCGTGCGCGCCAGCGGCCTGTCCGAGGCCAGCGCCCTGGCTGTGGTGGCCGGCTACACCTGCGCCCTGGACCTGACGGCCCGCGACCTGCAAAAGGCCGACCTGCAGTGGTTCCGTGCCAAGGCGGCCGACCGCTTCTGTCCGCTGGGGCCGCATCTGGTCACCGGACTGGACCCTGCCGACCTGCGCGTGCAGACCCGGGTGAACGGCGAGGTGCGCCAGGACAGCCGCACCCGCCACATGATCTTTGGCCTGCCGCAGATTCTGGCGTATGTCACGCGCTACGTCACGCTGGAACCCGGCGACGTGGTGCTGACCGGCACTCCCGAGGGCGTGGGCCCGCTGCACAGCGGCGACGTGGTGGAGGTTGAAGTTGAGGGCGTGGGCGTGCTGCGCACCCCGATTGTCTGA
- a CDS encoding phospho-N-acetylmuramoyl-pentapeptide-transferase → MMVVTALLSWFLVGLFVRVSKARGWGQRVRADGPQTHLVKDGTPTAGGVPFVVATLLVFVPLYLSGQGGDSRELLIMLTALAMGLIGGVDDLLKVRSRMKGGGKSELLAREKFPLQFLVAALFAFFAAPLASHELVPGLGPVGDVVLLTLVMVGSVNAFNFADGLDGLLSGIAIIVLLPLLGLSPLSALLVAALLGFLWFNAHPARVFMGDMGSHAIGAIAAGAYVLHADVWLLPLAAIIPVVATLSVVIQVASFKLRGKRVFKMAPIQHHFEHKDIGWPETHVTMRFWVITAVATAGVWWLLGGRP, encoded by the coding sequence ATGATGGTCGTGACGGCGCTGCTGTCGTGGTTTCTGGTGGGGCTGTTCGTGCGCGTCAGCAAGGCACGCGGCTGGGGCCAGCGCGTGCGCGCCGACGGGCCGCAGACCCACCTGGTCAAGGACGGCACCCCCACGGCAGGCGGCGTGCCCTTCGTGGTGGCCACGCTGCTGGTCTTTGTGCCGCTGTACCTGAGCGGGCAGGGCGGGGACAGCCGCGAACTGCTCATCATGCTCACCGCCCTGGCCATGGGCCTGATCGGCGGGGTGGACGATCTGCTCAAGGTGCGCTCGCGCATGAAGGGCGGGGGCAAGAGTGAGCTGCTGGCGCGCGAGAAGTTTCCGCTGCAGTTTCTGGTGGCGGCGCTGTTTGCCTTCTTCGCCGCGCCCCTGGCCTCGCACGAGCTGGTGCCGGGGCTGGGCCCCGTGGGCGACGTGGTGCTGCTGACGCTGGTGATGGTGGGCAGCGTGAACGCCTTTAACTTTGCCGATGGACTGGACGGGTTGCTCTCGGGTATTGCCATCATCGTGCTGCTGCCGCTGCTGGGGCTCTCGCCCCTGAGCGCGCTGCTGGTGGCCGCGCTGCTGGGCTTTTTGTGGTTTAACGCCCACCCGGCGCGGGTGTTCATGGGCGACATGGGCAGCCACGCCATTGGGGCCATTGCGGCGGGGGCCTACGTGCTGCACGCGGATGTCTGGCTGCTGCCCCTGGCGGCCATCATTCCGGTGGTGGCCACGCTGAGCGTGGTCATTCAGGTGGCCTCGTTCAAGCTGCGCGGCAAACGGGTGTTCAAGATGGCGCCCATTCAGCACCACTTCGAGCACAAGGACATCGGCTGGCCGGAAACCCACGTCACCATGCGCTTCTGGGTAATCACGGCGGTGGCGACCGCTGGCGTGTGGTGGCTGCTGGGCGGGCGGCCCTAG
- the trpB gene encoding tryptophan synthase subunit beta, with the protein MSLTLPTYPQPDARGRFGRFGGRYVPETLIPALDELETAYAAARTDPAFLNELDRLLREFVGRPSGLYLAQRLTEHAGGARIYLKREDQNYTGAHKINNCLAQALLAVRMGKKRVIAETGAGQHGVASATAAALLGLSCVVYMGAEDIRRQALNVFRMKLLGAEVREVTSGTATLKDATNEAIRDWVTNVRDTFYILGSVVGPHPYPAMVRDFQSVIGEEVKVQHQALEGRAAPDAIVACVGGGSNAIGIFAPFAYLPEEERPLLIGTEAAGEGVDSGRHAASVAGGRIGVLHGAMMYLLNDDEGQIVPPHSISAGLDYPGIGPEHCLYAQTGAAQYVPVTDAQALDALQLLTRLEGIIPALESAHAIYHAVELARTMRPEQTVVVNLSGRGDKDVAEVMRLLSLQEPAGEAPGQLLAPEVHA; encoded by the coding sequence ATGTCCCTGACCCTTCCCACCTACCCCCAGCCGGACGCGCGCGGGCGCTTCGGCCGTTTTGGCGGGCGGTATGTGCCCGAAACGCTGATTCCGGCGCTCGACGAGCTGGAAACGGCCTACGCCGCCGCCAGGACCGACCCGGCCTTTTTGAACGAACTGGACCGCCTGCTGCGTGAATTCGTGGGGCGCCCCAGCGGCCTGTACCTCGCCCAGCGCCTGACCGAACATGCGGGTGGCGCCAGGATCTACCTCAAGCGTGAGGACCAGAATTACACCGGCGCGCACAAGATCAACAACTGTCTGGCCCAGGCGCTGCTGGCGGTGCGCATGGGCAAGAAGCGCGTGATTGCCGAAACCGGCGCCGGCCAGCACGGCGTGGCCAGCGCCACCGCCGCCGCCCTGCTGGGCCTGTCGTGCGTGGTGTACATGGGCGCCGAGGACATTCGCCGCCAGGCCCTGAACGTGTTTCGCATGAAGCTGCTGGGCGCCGAGGTCCGCGAGGTCACTTCCGGCACCGCCACCCTCAAGGACGCCACCAACGAGGCCATCCGCGACTGGGTGACCAACGTGCGCGACACCTTTTACATCCTGGGCAGCGTGGTGGGCCCGCACCCGTATCCGGCGATGGTGCGCGACTTTCAGTCCGTCATTGGCGAGGAGGTCAAGGTGCAGCATCAGGCCCTGGAAGGCCGAGCAGCGCCGGACGCCATCGTGGCCTGCGTGGGCGGCGGCAGCAACGCCATTGGCATCTTCGCGCCGTTCGCCTATCTGCCTGAGGAAGAGCGGCCCCTCCTGATCGGCACCGAGGCCGCCGGTGAGGGCGTGGATTCCGGGCGCCACGCCGCCAGTGTGGCGGGTGGGCGCATCGGCGTGCTGCACGGCGCCATGATGTACCTGCTGAACGACGACGAGGGCCAGATCGTGCCGCCGCACTCGATCAGCGCGGGCCTGGATTACCCCGGCATTGGCCCCGAGCACTGCCTGTACGCCCAGACCGGCGCGGCGCAGTACGTGCCCGTCACCGACGCCCAGGCCCTGGACGCCCTGCAACTGCTGACCCGCTTAGAAGGCATCATTCCCGCGCTGGAAAGTGCCCACGCCATTTACCACGCGGTCGAGCTGGCGCGCACCATGCGCCCGGAGCAGACCGTGGTGGTCAATCTCTCGGGCCGGGGTGACAAGGACGTGGCCGAGGTGATGCGCCTGCTGAGCCTGCAGGAACCGGCGGGCGAGGCGCCGGGCCAACTGCTGGCCCCCGAGGTCCACGCATGA
- a CDS encoding DUF3208 domain-containing protein yields MLRRVSTSEPQPVGRAAVRLLQGYVWHPQEAEIDLEQFLPHELDLPAPTGEGEGEQEAAHVLWDAVTPPFAFFENGEPTASQAFYQFTVLRVYDTRPSNDALHADASAASEQLNPLLDVTPEGVGWQLWEDLRDL; encoded by the coding sequence ATGCTACGGCGCGTGAGCACCAGTGAACCACAGCCCGTGGGCCGCGCCGCCGTGCGCCTGCTGCAGGGCTACGTGTGGCATCCCCAGGAGGCCGAGATTGATCTGGAGCAGTTTCTGCCCCACGAGCTCGACCTGCCCGCCCCCACGGGCGAAGGGGAGGGTGAACAGGAAGCGGCGCATGTGCTGTGGGACGCGGTGACCCCGCCCTTCGCCTTTTTCGAGAACGGCGAGCCCACGGCCTCGCAGGCGTTTTACCAGTTCACGGTGCTGCGCGTGTACGACACCCGCCCCAGCAACGACGCCCTGCACGCCGACGCCAGCGCCGCCAGCGAGCAACTGAACCCCCTGCTGGACGTGACCCCCGAGGGCGTGGGCTGGCAGCTGTGGGAGGACCTGCGCGACCTATGA
- a CDS encoding diacylglycerol/lipid kinase family protein: MTPEDHPVFPLPPLAVVLNPRAGRGLAAREWPRLQRELQARGLEHTLIQEESGEAALARVQALPPDVAVMAVGGDGTVGALLGAVVGTGRPLAIVPLGTGNDFAGLLGLKPGAFGEALDRLNYQPRALDALELDIVAGDEAGRRFVLLNGLGMGFDSDVTANMDRAPARLRGFARYAYSALSTLRALQLAEVAIVADGQPLYAGPSAIVAVMNGVRYGGGFRISPQSDVRDGQLNVVAGGAMTRRQLAGLMARVLRGAHLSHPLAHHVAAREVQVRWATPVRIHLDGDLHGRVSEIRVRVLPGAARLLNA; encoded by the coding sequence GTGACCCCAGAGGACCACCCAGTTTTTCCGCTGCCCCCCCTGGCTGTGGTGCTCAATCCCCGCGCCGGGCGTGGCCTGGCCGCCCGCGAATGGCCGCGCCTGCAGCGCGAACTGCAGGCGCGTGGCCTAGAGCACACCCTGATTCAGGAAGAATCCGGCGAGGCGGCGCTGGCCCGCGTGCAGGCCCTGCCCCCGGACGTCGCGGTGATGGCCGTGGGCGGCGACGGCACCGTGGGCGCCCTGCTGGGGGCGGTGGTGGGCACTGGCCGCCCCCTGGCCATCGTGCCGCTGGGCACCGGCAATGATTTTGCCGGCCTGCTGGGCCTGAAGCCCGGCGCCTTCGGTGAGGCCCTGGACCGCCTGAACTACCAGCCGCGCGCCCTGGACGCCCTGGAACTGGACATTGTGGCTGGGGACGAGGCCGGGCGCCGCTTCGTGCTGCTCAACGGCCTGGGCATGGGCTTTGACTCTGATGTGACGGCCAACATGGACCGCGCGCCCGCGCGCCTGCGCGGCTTTGCCCGCTACGCCTACTCGGCGCTCAGTACCCTGCGCGCCCTGCAGCTGGCCGAGGTGGCCATCGTGGCCGACGGGCAGCCGCTGTACGCGGGCCCCAGCGCCATCGTGGCCGTCATGAACGGCGTGCGGTACGGCGGCGGCTTTCGCATCAGCCCGCAGTCGGATGTGCGTGACGGCCAGCTGAACGTGGTGGCAGGCGGCGCCATGACCCGCCGGCAGCTGGCGGGCCTCATGGCCCGGGTGCTGCGCGGCGCGCACCTCTCGCATCCCCTGGCCCACCATGTGGCCGCCCGTGAAGTGCAGGTACGCTGGGCCACCCCCGTGCGCATTCACCTGGACGGTGACCTGCACGGCCGCGTCAGCGAGATCCGGGTGCGCGTGTTGCCGGGCGCGGCGCGGCTGCTCAATGCGTAG
- a CDS encoding ParA family protein, with protein sequence MKVVAITSEKGGVGKSTLAVHLAGAAHAGGLTPLLVDEDGRVGSSLRWARRAGALPFDVIGADEVRPKKLSRYDLLLLDTEGRPKRKDLRQLSERADLLLVPSGVSALELDATRELLDFLHVEGAARKTRVVLTRVPPVGHAAEDAREDLREAGLTVCNTLVRQYAAFGRAAEAGVLVRDVPGERSASAWSDIQRLAQELW encoded by the coding sequence ATGAAGGTCGTGGCAATCACCTCAGAAAAGGGCGGCGTGGGCAAAAGCACCCTGGCCGTTCACCTCGCCGGCGCCGCGCACGCGGGCGGCCTGACGCCGCTGCTGGTGGACGAGGACGGCCGCGTGGGCAGCAGCCTGCGCTGGGCCCGGCGGGCAGGCGCCCTGCCCTTTGACGTGATCGGGGCCGACGAGGTGCGGCCCAAGAAACTGTCCCGCTACGACCTGCTGCTGCTGGACACCGAGGGCCGCCCCAAGCGCAAGGACCTGCGCCAGCTCTCGGAGCGCGCCGACCTGCTGCTGGTGCCCAGCGGCGTCAGTGCCCTGGAACTGGACGCCACCCGTGAACTGCTGGACTTTCTGCACGTGGAAGGCGCGGCGCGTAAGACCCGCGTGGTCCTGACCCGGGTGCCGCCCGTGGGCCACGCCGCCGAGGACGCCCGCGAGGACCTGCGCGAGGCGGGCCTGACCGTGTGTAACACCCTGGTGCGCCAGTACGCCGCCTTTGGGCGCGCTGCCGAGGCCGGGGTGCTGGTACGCGACGTCCCCGGCGAGCGCTCGGCCAGCGCCTGGAGCGACATTCAGCGCCTGGCCCAGGAACTCTGGTAG
- a CDS encoding ABC transporter ATP-binding protein — translation MRRVSPLPPALMARDLQQAYGPLQVLRGVGLTVAQGEVVAVTGPSGSGKSTLLHLLGGLDTLQGGEVWWAGERVDTLGTQVRAARRAGQLGLVFQHHYLLEDLSVLDNVLIPTRLSGRGDEARARELLARVGLSGREADLPGVLSGGERQRVAVARALAARPAAVLADEPTGSLDRANAQGVAALLVALAREEGAGVLLVTHDERLARHADRTLHLLDGQFTDTAPDFA, via the coding sequence ATGCGCCGCGTGTCCCCGTTGCCCCCCGCCCTGATGGCCCGCGACCTGCAGCAGGCGTATGGCCCGCTGCAGGTGCTGCGCGGCGTGGGCCTGACCGTGGCCCAGGGTGAGGTGGTCGCCGTGACCGGGCCCTCGGGCAGCGGGAAGAGCACGCTGCTGCACCTGCTGGGCGGCCTGGATACCCTGCAGGGCGGTGAGGTCTGGTGGGCGGGCGAACGGGTGGACACTCTGGGCACCCAGGTGCGCGCCGCGCGCCGGGCGGGGCAGCTGGGGCTGGTGTTTCAGCACCATTATCTGCTCGAAGACCTGAGCGTACTGGACAACGTGCTGATTCCCACCCGCCTGTCGGGGCGCGGCGACGAAGCGCGGGCCAGGGAACTGCTGGCGCGGGTAGGGCTCTCGGGGCGTGAGGCTGACCTGCCCGGGGTCCTGAGTGGGGGCGAGCGGCAGCGGGTGGCGGTGGCCCGCGCCCTGGCCGCCCGCCCGGCCGCCGTACTGGCCGACGAACCCACCGGCAGCCTGGACCGGGCCAACGCGCAGGGCGTGGCCGCGCTGCTGGTGGCCCTGGCGCGCGAGGAAGGCGCGGGCGTGCTGCTGGTCACCCATGACGAACGCCTCGCGCGCCACGCCGACCGGACCCTGCACCTGCTGGACGGCCAGTTTACGGACACGGCGCCGGATTTTGCGTAA
- the gluQRS gene encoding tRNA glutamyl-Q(34) synthetase GluQRS: protein MSVVGRFAPSPTGAMHLGNARTALLAWLHTRAHGGRHLLRFEDLDTGRVRPGAADATRRDLAWLGLDWDEEVVQSARLPLYEAALARLDTYPCTCTRKEVQAAIQASAGAPHGAEPVYPGRCRAGTAHPGRPAARRWRVPDTVVCAHDALTGQTLCQHLPRDVGDLVLQRNDGVFAYHLAVVVDDGEAGVTDVVRGADLLSATPRQVALQGALGLPTPRYLHVPLLRDYRGERLAKRGGAPPLSALREGAEAPGRVLAELARSLGWLVPAEVGLDDLLPLWRAELAKVGFSTNLDDLSKLP from the coding sequence ATGAGCGTGGTGGGCCGCTTTGCCCCCAGCCCCACCGGGGCCATGCACCTGGGCAACGCCCGCACCGCGCTGCTGGCGTGGCTGCATACCCGCGCGCATGGGGGGCGCCACCTCCTGCGCTTTGAAGACCTGGACACCGGCCGCGTGCGCCCCGGGGCCGCCGACGCCACCCGCCGCGACCTCGCGTGGCTGGGCCTGGACTGGGACGAAGAGGTGGTGCAGTCTGCCCGATTGCCCCTGTACGAGGCGGCGCTGGCCCGGCTGGACACCTACCCCTGCACCTGCACCCGCAAGGAGGTACAGGCCGCCATTCAGGCCAGTGCGGGCGCGCCCCACGGCGCCGAGCCGGTGTACCCCGGAAGGTGCCGCGCCGGCACCGCGCACCCGGGGCGCCCCGCCGCCCGGCGCTGGCGCGTGCCGGACACGGTGGTCTGTGCCCACGACGCCCTGACCGGCCAGACCCTGTGTCAGCACCTGCCCCGTGACGTGGGGGACCTCGTGCTGCAGCGCAACGACGGCGTGTTCGCCTATCACCTTGCCGTGGTGGTGGACGACGGCGAGGCGGGCGTGACGGACGTGGTGCGCGGCGCGGACCTGCTGAGCGCCACGCCCCGCCAGGTGGCGCTTCAGGGCGCCCTGGGGCTGCCCACGCCACGCTACCTGCATGTGCCGCTGCTGCGCGACTACCGGGGCGAGCGGCTGGCCAAGCGCGGCGGCGCCCCGCCCCTGTCGGCCCTGCGTGAAGGCGCAGAGGCCCCGGGCCGCGTCTTGGCCGAACTGGCCCGCAGTCTGGGCTGGCTGGTGCCCGCCGAGGTCGGCCTGGACGACTTGCTGCCCCTGTGGCGCGCCGAGCTGGCAAAGGTGGGGTTCTCCACAAACTTAGATGACCTGTCTAAGTTGCCCTAA